TGTTATTGTATTCGTATTTAGTTCCATCACCTGTAGTATACTTATCAGATGCTCTCAGGTAGAATCTGTCATCACCGGTGTAAAAGCTAAGATAAAGGCGGTCTCTATCAGAAAACTTATGGTTCACCTTGGCATTCAAATCGTAAAAATAATAACCACCGGATGCCTCGCCTTCTGACGCAGCTAATATAAAAGGCCGTGCCAGGATGTCTATGTAAGTTCGTCTGCCTGAAATGATGAATGATGTTTTCTCTTTTTTTATCGGCCCTTCAACAGTAAGGCGTGCCGCTATGATGCCTACCGAACCTTCACCTGTGAACTTTTTCATATTACCCTCTTTTACATTGATCTCAATCACCGATGACAACCTGCCGCCATAACGTGCCGGGAAGCCTCCCTTGGTAAACTGGATATTTTTGATCGCATCTGCATTGAACACAGAGAAAAAACCGAACAAATGAGAGGCATTATACACCGGGGCGCCATCTAACAGGATAAGGTTCTGGTCGGGGCCTCCTCCTCTCACATACAATCCGCTTGTCCCTTCCCCTCCCGACTGCACTCCCGGCAGCATCTGCAGTGATTTCAATACATCCACTTCACCCAAAAAAGCTGGCATAGTCTTGATCTGGCTTATTGGAACCTCAATCACACTCATTTGCGTTTGATCTTCAATCCGGGTACCTGTGATCTCCACCTCTTCCAGCACAATAGCTGAATTTAAGCTGATATTAATATGTTGATTGGATTGAAGCCGGATAGATCTCTTGATTATCTGGTAACCGATATAGCTGTAAGCGATTTCAACACTATCGGAAGAGGGCAGTGTCAAGCTGTAAAATCCATATATGTTGGTAGTCGTGCCTTTTAAACTGCCTGTCTCATAAACATGAGCGCCAATGAGCTTTTCACCGCTCCCGGCATCTTCCACATACCCGCTAATAGTATACCTGCCTCCGGAAGCTTTAGAGGAGGGAGGTTTTTGAGCATAGGCAAAGCAGGGTAAGAAAAATAAAATAACAAGAAAGATAAATAACAACTTCATTGGAATTATATTTAGTTTTGGCTTTAGTTTAAACTAACGTTGCAAAATGCATAATTTTTCAAAATCACATTGAATACCTTTAAGTCGGCAGTTTCCAGTCGGCAGTTTCCAGTCGGCAATCTACAGTCCACAGTCGGCAGTCCACAGTCGGCAGTCCATCCCGAGTACTCGGGAGCAGTCGGCAATTGTTTTTTGCCGACTGGGGACTGTAGATTGCCGACTGCTGATTGCCGACTGCCGATTTTATCAATTTCGTGTACATTGACAGAGCTAAGATACAGTTTAACACGCTATATTAAACTAAAGCCTTAGTTTTTTAAAGGTTCCTATAAATATTCACGTCAATAACCACTTCCATAATGGAATGATGCTTATAGTAAGATCATCCACTTTTTCTTTACCCTCATTATCAAATGTAATAATAAGAAGATTGCTGCAATCCAGTTTTTTAGCTGCTTTTATTAGCGCTTTTATTTCTCTTTTCTTTGTATATTCATCCGCCAAAGAAAAACAAACCTTTATCAGTTGATCAATTTTTTGCCCTTCACGTATCAAAAAATCTACTTCAAAGTCAGATGCCGAATAATAATAGATTTCTTTATTTCTACGCTTTAATTCCAGCAGCACCACATTTTCCATGATCTTACCATGATCTGCAACAGCCTTAAAACTGAGAGCATTGATGATTCCCGTGTCAATGCTGTATATTTTTTTAGGCTGCTTTAGCTGCTCTTTTAACTTAAATGAAAAAGGGACAAGGAGAAAAAGCAGGTATGCGTCTTCTAGGTATTGTAAATAATTTTTAACCGTATGGACACTTTTTATTTCAAAAATATTTTTTATTTTATGCAAGCTGCTTTTAGAGCTGTAATTTGATATCGCATACAATGCAATCTCTTTTAAATCTTTTACATACCTGATATTGTATCTGAATACGATATCTCTTGAAATGATCTTATCAAAAAGCTCTCTTAAATATAGATTTTTCGGGATAATATCCAGAATTTCAGGAAAACCCCCTGTTTGAATGTATTCCTCTAATGTTCTTTTAATGATTGCAATCTTTTCAGCGATATAATGATCTTTATCTTCTACATAGATTTCTTTATACTGTAAAAATTCCCTGAAAGAGAAAGGGAAAAGTTCTATACTAATATACCTTCCTGTCAGATGTGTTGCAAGTTCTTTGCTAAGAAGCTGTGAGTTGCTCCCTGTAATAAAAATGTTGTATCCATTACGTTTTAAACGATTTACAAATAATTCCCAGCCTTCTACATTCTGTACTTCATCCAGCAGCAGGTGGTTGCAACCAGGCTCTATCTCATTCAAAACTTCAATAAAATCATTGAGATGGATTGATTTTATACCTGGTAAACGTTCATCGTCAAAATTAATGTAACCATAATTTATATCTTTCAGAATTTGATGAGCCAGTGTTGATTTCCCACATCTTCTTACACCCATAATAACCTTGATAAGCTCAGTCTGTGAAAAAGATTTGATTTGATGCAATATTTCCCTGTCAATGATCTTTTTTGTGAAGATCCTTGAAATTTCTTCCTTCTGCTCAAATAATATTTGTTTGATTATGTGCTTTTCCATATATTACAC
The Cytophagales bacterium DNA segment above includes these coding regions:
- a CDS encoding ATP-binding protein; this encodes MEKHIIKQILFEQKEEISRIFTKKIIDREILHQIKSFSQTELIKVIMGVRRCGKSTLAHQILKDINYGYINFDDERLPGIKSIHLNDFIEVLNEIEPGCNHLLLDEVQNVEGWELFVNRLKRNGYNIFITGSNSQLLSKELATHLTGRYISIELFPFSFREFLQYKEIYVEDKDHYIAEKIAIIKRTLEEYIQTGGFPEILDIIPKNLYLRELFDKIISRDIVFRYNIRYVKDLKEIALYAISNYSSKSSLHKIKNIFEIKSVHTVKNYLQYLEDAYLLFLLVPFSFKLKEQLKQPKKIYSIDTGIINALSFKAVADHGKIMENVVLLELKRRNKEIYYYSASDFEVDFLIREGQKIDQLIKVCFSLADEYTKKREIKALIKAAKKLDCSNLLIITFDNEGKEKVDDLTISIIPLWKWLLT